A genomic window from Schistocerca serialis cubense isolate TAMUIC-IGC-003099 chromosome 4, iqSchSeri2.2, whole genome shotgun sequence includes:
- the LOC126474413 gene encoding piggyBac transposable element-derived protein 3-like: MNRNQMKNRLKPVHLTEEKRLKRGDMKEFCRDDDKIVIVQWKDSKAMTLASTCTGCHPVSNVERWSKPEKKYILVPCPAVVMKYNLYMEGVDLCDQMMKTYTTFLKTEKWTLKVLIHLLDLACFNSCLQ; encoded by the coding sequence ATGAACAGGAACCAAATGAAAAACAGACTGAAACCAGTTCACCTGACTGAAGAAAAAAGACTGAAGAGAGGAGATATGAAAGAATTCTGCAGGGACGATGATAAAATAGTCATTGTCCAGTGGAAAGATTCAAAAGCTATGACCCTTGCCTCTACTTGTACAGGATGTCATCCTGTAAGCAATGTTGAGAGATGGAGTAAACCAGAAAAGAAGTACATCTTAGTGCCATGTCCTGCAGTCGTAATGAAGTACAACCTGTATATGGAAGGAGTGGACCTCTGCGATCAAATGATGAAGACCTACACGACTTTCTTGAAGACAGAAAAGTGGACTTTAAAAGTTttgattcatttacttgatttggcTTGTTTCAATTCCTGCTTACAATAA